In Bacillota bacterium, the following are encoded in one genomic region:
- a CDS encoding ABC transporter ATP-binding protein, translating into MHFGGGWGRPGGGPGGSGGGPHGQFDQEEDDYRHLAGSVLLRLWKYILPYRGHLITAILLMLVASGTGLLGPYLLKVAIDGYVDNRALATVQRFAGLDRVALVYLAIYVLNWLVTYWQTYIVSLAGQNIIYHLRHDLFSHVQTLTLRFFDGIEAGRLMSRVTNDIESLNQLLSSGLVSLVNDFFTILGIMAIMLAMNWRLALITFTILPVMVFVSFHFQDRLRTAYHRVRRRVADVNANLQESISGMKVTQSFTREDINLQRFDSTNQGNLRANLQAAVLSAMFFPLVELIGQVATAIVLAAGGLAIIGGIKAGLTQGTLSIGVLVAFIGYVTRFFMPIRDLSQIYSLYQSAVVSTERVFEIMDRRPEVGDEPGAEPLPPIRGEVEFRDVTFAYDHGVPVLNHVSLVCHPGENIALVGPTGAGKSTVVNLLARFYDPGEGRVTIDGHDLRRVTMASLRGQIGMVLQETFIFSGTVRDNIRYGRPGATDEEVVAAAKVVNAHEFIINLPAGYDTQVQERGAKLSTGQRQLIAFARALIADPKILVLDEATSSVDAYTELLIQRALEKLLKGRTAFIIAHRLSTIRNADRIYVIDDGQVVEEGTHEDLLARGGRYRELYEKQYAAQEEGGDSGVGGGPT; encoded by the coding sequence ATGCACTTCGGCGGCGGATGGGGCCGTCCAGGTGGCGGACCCGGCGGTTCAGGGGGTGGCCCGCACGGCCAGTTCGATCAGGAAGAGGACGACTACCGCCATCTCGCCGGCTCAGTCCTCCTGCGCCTTTGGAAGTACATCCTCCCCTACCGGGGCCACCTCATCACCGCGATCCTGCTGATGCTGGTCGCCTCGGGGACCGGCCTCCTCGGACCCTACCTGTTGAAGGTGGCCATCGACGGCTACGTCGACAATAGGGCCCTGGCGACGGTCCAGCGCTTCGCCGGACTCGACCGAGTGGCCCTGGTCTACCTGGCCATCTACGTCCTCAACTGGCTGGTCACCTACTGGCAGACCTACATCGTCTCCCTGGCCGGCCAGAACATCATCTACCATCTCCGGCACGACCTCTTCAGCCACGTCCAAACCCTGACCTTGCGCTTCTTCGACGGTATCGAGGCCGGCCGGCTGATGTCCCGGGTGACCAACGACATCGAGTCGCTCAACCAGCTCCTTTCGTCGGGCCTGGTGAGCCTGGTCAACGACTTCTTCACCATCCTCGGGATCATGGCCATCATGCTGGCCATGAACTGGCGTCTGGCCCTGATCACCTTCACCATCTTGCCGGTGATGGTCTTCGTCAGCTTCCACTTCCAGGACCGCCTGCGCACCGCCTACCACCGCGTCCGCCGCCGGGTCGCCGACGTCAACGCCAACCTCCAGGAGTCCATCTCGGGGATGAAGGTGACCCAGTCCTTCACCCGGGAGGACATCAACCTACAACGCTTCGACTCGACCAACCAGGGCAACCTGCGGGCGAACCTGCAGGCCGCCGTCCTCAGTGCGATGTTCTTCCCCCTGGTCGAGCTGATCGGTCAGGTGGCCACGGCCATCGTCCTGGCCGCGGGGGGCCTCGCCATCATCGGCGGCATCAAGGCCGGGCTCACCCAGGGCACCCTGTCCATCGGCGTGCTGGTGGCCTTCATCGGCTACGTGACCCGGTTCTTCATGCCCATCCGTGACCTCTCCCAGATCTACAGCCTCTATCAATCGGCCGTCGTCTCCACCGAGCGGGTCTTCGAGATCATGGACCGCCGGCCGGAGGTCGGCGATGAGCCGGGGGCCGAGCCCCTGCCGCCCATCCGAGGCGAGGTCGAGTTCAGGGACGTCACCTTCGCCTATGACCACGGAGTGCCCGTCCTCAACCATGTTTCGCTGGTCTGCCACCCGGGCGAGAACATCGCCCTGGTCGGTCCGACCGGGGCCGGCAAGTCGACCGTCGTCAACCTCCTGGCCCGTTTTTACGACCCCGGCGAGGGGCGGGTGACCATCGACGGCCACGACCTTCGCCGGGTGACCATGGCCTCGTTGCGCGGCCAAATCGGAATGGTCCTCCAGGAGACCTTCATCTTTTCGGGGACGGTCCGAGACAACATTCGCTATGGGCGACCGGGGGCCACCGACGAGGAGGTCGTCGCCGCGGCCAAGGTTGTCAATGCCCACGAGTTCATCATCAACCTCCCGGCGGGCTACGACACCCAGGTCCAGGAGCGCGGGGCCAAGCTCTCCACCGGGCAGCGCCAGCTGATCGCCTTCGCCCGGGCCCTCATCGCCGACCCGAAGATCCTCGTTCTTGACGAGGCCACCTCGAGTGTCGACGCCTACACCGAACTCCTCATCCAGCGGGCCCTGGAAAAGCTCCTCAAGGGCCGGACCGCCTTCATCATCGCCCACCGCCTGTCGACCATCCGGAACGCCGACCGCATCTACGTCATCGACGACGGGCAGGTGGTCGAGGAAGGCACCCACGAGGACCTGCTCGCCCGGGGCGGCCGGTACCGGGAGCTCTACGAGAAGCAGTACGCCGCCCAGGAGGAGGGCGGCGATTCGGGCGTTGGCGGGGGTCCGACCTAA
- a CDS encoding ATP-binding protein, whose protein sequence is MVSARAILQTAGRAALLTAGDGGQAVAMPLRDGLSAVARDCSCSLGKERPALLERAMELTALRQMNRIILSLFQGEGDAAARALDLLLSAPVVLLDAKGSWLEYEDESTASGRPAYLVKGDERSVKAFVRDQIESAVVVPVCNSGFRGRLGVLAPADFKRARTLLPLMAQECEIVFEIEGLFRLLRLRLTRVLGGLDSAVILVDRDQRINYLNPAAERLLGRHSLELIGTDASSLNAPWRAPLTARPEVLERGVMDPVGPVDAGRWVDWQISPLREEGPAVTGWVILAEERTDYHRWQAAGRQAERLAITASLVGTLAHELRNPLAAASGLLQLMSRKPEKGLAYADLTIRELDRVIRLLNEFLLLGKPSQMAGEAIDLKGFVQELLPLLRGEGAAQGAEVVADLSEVSPVRADAAQLTQVILNLVRNALEAGHKGNQVVIALRQDQGEVALTVRDHGPGLRPETIDKVFQPFFTTKPHGTGLGLAVALAIARNHGGSLTAANAPAGGAVFSLVLPAAESTAPGLGRRPDVAVAVADVFLRGTVEETLRAAGFATLSAPDLAGLAAQADGRAPRAVIVEAGALSGRTEADIAQAFGRAALIAVGQPSSPGGLGLGPRLEGLPLIPEPIDYPRLICTVRRALGLEDGRSALGADQ, encoded by the coding sequence GTGGTCTCCGCCAGGGCCATCCTACAGACCGCTGGGCGGGCGGCCCTCCTCACCGCCGGTGACGGTGGACAGGCGGTGGCCATGCCGCTTCGCGACGGCCTATCGGCGGTGGCCCGCGACTGCTCCTGCTCCCTGGGCAAGGAACGCCCCGCCCTGCTGGAGCGGGCGATGGAGCTGACGGCCCTGCGGCAGATGAACCGGATCATCCTGTCCCTCTTCCAAGGGGAGGGGGACGCCGCGGCCAGGGCCCTGGACCTCCTTTTGAGCGCCCCGGTCGTCCTCCTCGACGCCAAGGGCAGCTGGCTCGAGTACGAGGACGAGTCGACGGCTTCAGGACGCCCAGCTTACCTGGTCAAGGGGGACGAGCGTTCGGTCAAGGCCTTCGTCCGCGACCAGATTGAATCGGCCGTGGTCGTACCGGTCTGCAACTCCGGCTTCCGGGGACGTCTGGGGGTGCTGGCCCCCGCCGATTTCAAGCGGGCCCGGACCCTCCTTCCCCTGATGGCCCAAGAGTGCGAGATCGTCTTCGAGATCGAGGGCCTTTTCAGGCTATTGCGCCTCCGCCTGACCCGGGTCCTCGGCGGCCTCGACAGCGCCGTGATCCTGGTCGACCGCGACCAGCGGATCAACTACCTGAACCCCGCAGCCGAGCGGCTCTTGGGGCGGCACTCCCTGGAACTCATCGGGACCGACGCCTCCAGCCTGAACGCTCCCTGGAGGGCCCCGCTGACCGCCCGCCCGGAAGTCCTCGAACGCGGGGTGATGGACCCGGTCGGCCCGGTCGATGCCGGCCGGTGGGTGGATTGGCAGATCAGTCCCCTGCGCGAGGAGGGACCGGCGGTTACCGGCTGGGTCATCCTGGCCGAGGAACGGACCGATTATCATCGGTGGCAGGCGGCCGGCCGTCAGGCTGAGCGGCTGGCCATCACGGCGAGCCTGGTCGGGACGCTGGCTCACGAGCTCCGCAACCCCTTGGCCGCGGCCAGCGGTTTGCTGCAACTGATGAGCCGCAAGCCGGAAAAGGGCCTGGCTTATGCCGACCTGACCATCCGGGAGCTGGATCGGGTCATCCGGCTGCTCAACGAGTTCCTGCTCCTGGGCAAGCCGTCGCAGATGGCCGGCGAGGCGATCGATCTCAAGGGCTTCGTGCAGGAACTCCTCCCCCTCCTGAGGGGGGAGGGGGCGGCCCAGGGGGCGGAGGTCGTGGCCGACCTGTCCGAGGTCTCACCAGTCAGAGCCGACGCCGCGCAGCTGACCCAGGTCATCCTGAACCTGGTTCGCAATGCCCTCGAGGCGGGACATAAAGGAAACCAGGTGGTCATCGCCCTTCGTCAGGACCAGGGCGAAGTGGCCTTGACCGTTAGGGACCATGGCCCGGGCCTCCGGCCGGAGACCATCGACAAAGTCTTTCAGCCTTTCTTCACCACCAAGCCGCACGGCACAGGCCTCGGACTGGCGGTGGCTTTGGCCATTGCCCGGAACCACGGCGGCAGCCTGACGGCGGCTAATGCCCCAGCGGGGGGAGCCGTCTTTTCCCTAGTCCTGCCGGCGGCGGAATCCACCGCGCCGGGGCTTGGACGGCGGCCGGATGTGGCCGTCGCCGTGGCCGACGTGTTCTTGCGGGGCACCGTCGAAGAGACTCTGCGGGCCGCCGGCTTCGCCACCCTTTCCGCACCCGACCTGGCCGGCCTGGCCGCCCAAGCCGACGGCCGGGCGCCGCGGGCGGTCATCGTGGAAGCGGGCGCGCTCAGCGGCCGGACGGAGGCCGACATCGCGCAGGCCTTCGGCCGAGCGGCGTTGATCGCCGTCGGCCAACCGAGCAGCCCGGGCGGGCTTGGGCTCGGGCCTCGTTTGGAAGGCCTCCCGCTCATTCCCGAGCCGATCGACTACCCCCGGCTGATTTGCACGGTGCGCCGGGCGCTCGGGTTGGAGGACGGGCGGTCCGCCCTGGGAGCCGATCAGTAG
- a CDS encoding response regulator, whose translation MALVLVVEDEPNIAMILEEVLGDEGHTVVTAGDGSSALKRLSQAPTPEIALIDLCMPVVSGREVIEAIRSDPGLRGLPVVVISGAVPTPEVLPPKGSYQAYLAKPFSLKSVIETVQGLARAASTVSVPSD comes from the coding sequence ATGGCTTTGGTCCTGGTCGTCGAGGACGAACCGAACATCGCCATGATCCTCGAAGAGGTCCTTGGAGACGAAGGCCACACGGTGGTCACGGCAGGCGACGGCTCATCCGCCCTCAAGCGGTTGTCTCAGGCCCCGACCCCGGAGATCGCCTTGATCGACCTGTGCATGCCGGTGGTCAGCGGGCGGGAGGTCATCGAAGCCATTCGATCCGACCCCGGTCTCCGGGGACTCCCGGTGGTCGTCATCTCCGGAGCGGTCCCCACCCCGGAAGTCCTCCCTCCGAAGGGGAGTTACCAAGCTTACTTGGCCAAGCCTTTCAGCCTCAAGAGCGTCATCGAGACGGTCCAGGGATTGGCCCGGGCGGCAAGCACGGTCTCGGTCCCGTCGGACTGA
- a CDS encoding L,D-transpeptidase: MPSYPAATAPIALGRAARHRPTRQRAATIQKMLLVVTLLALVAGVGLSGHGLTGFPPIADLSASPAPPETTGPAGPPEPTGPPEPTTPPASTPPTTAPPAPAKPPATDPSTPKPESAGKAIHVAIDRATSVATVEIYEGDKLVGSFSGYGGAPESPSLIGKYRVTAHLGTVHTTLYKSELGHDFYLNDFLQFKGNYGFHAYKINDQTAEVEPGATHGCIALPADAAQELYHWADIGTTVESAYQ, from the coding sequence ATGCCAAGTTACCCAGCCGCGACGGCCCCGATCGCCCTCGGTCGGGCCGCCCGCCATCGCCCCACCCGTCAGCGAGCCGCCACCATCCAGAAGATGCTGCTCGTTGTGACCCTGCTCGCGCTGGTCGCGGGGGTCGGCTTGTCGGGGCACGGCCTGACCGGCTTCCCGCCGATCGCCGACCTGTCCGCATCACCCGCGCCGCCCGAGACAACTGGGCCCGCCGGGCCGCCCGAGCCGACCGGGCCGCCCGAGCCGACCACGCCGCCCGCTTCGACGCCGCCGACGACCGCCCCGCCAGCCCCAGCCAAGCCACCGGCCACCGACCCATCGACGCCGAAACCGGAGAGCGCCGGCAAGGCGATCCACGTTGCCATTGACCGAGCCACTTCAGTCGCGACCGTTGAGATCTATGAAGGGGACAAGCTGGTTGGGTCCTTTTCCGGGTACGGCGGCGCCCCCGAAAGCCCCTCGCTGATCGGCAAATACCGGGTGACGGCCCACCTCGGGACCGTCCACACCACGCTCTATAAGTCCGAACTCGGCCACGACTTCTACTTGAATGACTTCCTCCAGTTCAAGGGGAACTACGGTTTCCACGCCTATAAGATCAACGACCAGACCGCGGAGGTCGAGCCCGGTGCGACCCACGGCTGCATCGCCCTCCCCGCTGATGCCGCCCAGGAGCTTTACCACTGGGCCGATATCGGGACGACGGTCGAAAGCGCGTACCAGTGA